The DNA window GAAATCCGAGAGAATATCGAACGTATCCTCCTGTACAACCGTATCAGGGTTAAGAAGTAATATATGATCGCCTTTCGCTCGGCGGATGGCTGCGTTGTTAGCTCTCGAAAAACCCACGTTTTCTGTGTTTTCCAGAAGAATGACCTGAGGATATAGACTTTTTACCATTTCGGCGCTGCCATCCAGGGATTTATTGTCCACCACGAATATTTCCGTCTCAATTCTCTGAGAGGCTTTGACAACAGACTCAAGCGTTTGCTGCAGAAACGCCTTTACGTTATAGCTCACTATTATAACAGAAAGTTTGATGTCTCTTACTCCAGTTTACCTATTAGCTGCTGAAATTTCAGCTTCCAGACAACTTTCGCCGCTTCAACCATAATAGAAAAATTCATCTTCGATTGCCCGAGCGTCCTGTCTACAAAAATAATTGGAATCTCGACTATTTTGAATCCTTTACGCCAAGCCCTGAAATTCATCTCTATCTGAAAGGAGTAACCTCCGGAATGAACTGATTCTAAATCAAGCGCTTCGAGCACCTCCCGTCTGAAACACTTAAATCCACTCGTTGTATCATTAATCGGAAGCCCCGTGATCACCCTGCTGTAAATGTTTGCGCCGTAACTCAAAATTAGGCGCCTTAGAGGCCAATGAACTACGTTTATCCCGTCTAAATATCTCGAACCGACCACAACGTCGGCGTCTTCACAGGCTTTCAGGAAATTGGGTATTTCAGCCGGGTCATGAGAAAGGTCTGCATCCATTTCCAATATCCTATCGTATCCGTTTTCAAGAGCAAATTTAAATCCTGCCACATAAGCGGTGCCGAGACCTTCCTTTGCTTCCCGTTTGATCAGGTTTACGCGCTTTTCCTTTTTAAGTAACTTTTTGACCAACCCCGCAGTCCCATCAGGCGAATTATCGTCAACCACAAGCACATCTGCGGACGGTTCCGCTTCGAAAACGAGATCAATTACTTTTAGTATGTTGTTCGCCTCGTTATATGTCGGGATAATTACCAGCACTTTCAACGGTTCATCTCCTGGTTCATCTCCTGTTTCATCACCTCCAATCCGTGATCGACTCCGAATATTTTCAAGCCGAGACTGTCTCTGGCTTTTTCCGTGCGCAGACCTCCTTTTTTTGGGCGGGGGGCAAGCTGACCGAGGTCTTCGGTGCTGATCGGAAAGATCAGCTCGGTTGAATAATTAAACTTCTGTGAAATTTTTTGTGCAAATTCAAACCGGCTGAAATAATCCGAGCCTGCATAGTTGAACATTCCTTCAGCATCAAGTTGAATTATCCTCAAGATACAGGCTGCCAAATCATTTGCTAACGTCGGGTTATTATACTGATCATTTACAACTCTTATTTTATTCCCTTTTGATAATTCATCGATTACCCATCGAACAAAACTGGCTTTTGCAGGGTACGCATGGCCATAAAGAACGTTGGTCCTAATTATGGCGTACTTTGCTTTTGAGCCTATTACGTTGTTCTCTGACGCAAGTTTGGATTTACCATAGTAAGTTGTAGGCGCCGGTTTGTCCTCTTCCGAATACGGTCCGCTTGTTCCGTCAAATACATAATCAGATGAAATATGAATCAATTTCGCGTCGGCACGCCTCGCCGCTTTCGCCAGATTCTTTACTCCTTCCACGTTGATTTTCCAGCATTCTTCCCTGTTTGATTCGCAGCCATCCACGTTTGTATAGGCGGCGGCATTAACTATAACTCCCGGTTTTTCTCTCTTTATCGCCTCGTTCACATCCGCTGAATCCGTGATGTCCAGCTGATGATAATCTATCTCATTTGAAGATATACTTGAACGCTTATCCCTCCCGAACGCAATGATCTTGTAAGAGCTGTTAATTTCGCTCATTAATTTTTGCCCTAACAGGCCGTTTGCTCCGAATACCGCTACTTTCATTTTGTCTTAATCGGATTCCATAATGTTATTTATTGCATTATCAAATTCTTTTGATAATAATCCTTCTATGCCGCTGACACAGCTTTTGATTCCTGCAATATGATTTGCCGTGCGCGCAGCTGACAGGGGGGATTTTCCTCTCATGTACTCAATTAAAAATGCAGCTGAATACGCATCCCCGCACCCCGTAGGGTCTACTGTTCTCTCCGTGACCATCGCCTCCAAGTGAGCCGATTCAATTGCACCATCATGCCTGTATGCAATATAGGAACCTTCCTGACCAAGTGTAATATTGACTACTTTAGTGCCGGTGTTGACAAGGTCATTTGCGAGATCCGTATACCCGCCATATTGTTCTTCGCTGTCTGTGATAAGTCCAGCCTCTACGGCATTCATTTGAACGCAGTCAAAACACGAAAGCCATTTACGCCATTCGGGAAAAGTTTTTTTGAACCTGATCCCTTCATCGTCGATGCCAAGCATAAGGCTGTGCACATCAATAAGCATTGTACCTTCATACTCAGCTCTAATTTTCTTCAGGTGTTCGTATTTCATTTCGAATCCGGAAATAAAATTGAAGAGTATGGCATTTGCGTCCAGTGCCTGTTCTATCAGATTTAGTTCTAAAGGAGGTAAGATGTCTTTCGCTTGCTCAGTCCTTTCTTGCTCGTCAATATATTTAAGTGATACTTTATTGTTCCGATGCCGGGACTTCGAAAGGGCGGAAGTGTCAATCCGGTCAAAATTTGAGAGAAACTCCATTAGCTCATCCCACACGTCGTACCCGACAGTTGTCACCGGCAGCAAAGATTCACCCTGTTTCAATAGTTTCTGGAATACGGCAATGTTATATAAAGCTCCTCCCCAGCTATGGACAGATTTTCCATCGAAAGTTTCAATTTCATCTCTGACGATATTTCCGATCAATGCCAACTTCATGATGTCAAATCTTCGCCCCCTGAGCGCGAAAATCGTTCAGCTTCTTTTGCAGCCCTTCATCTTCGAGAGCGAGTATCTCGACGGCAAGAACGGCTGCGTTTCGGGAGCCTGCCTTTCCGATCGCCATTGTCGCTACCGGTATTCCCGCCGGCATCTGTACCGTCGAGTACAGCGAATCTTTCCCGTTCAGATGGGAACCGGGCAGCGGAACGCCTATCACAGGCAAAACAGTGTAAGCGGCGGCGACCCCGGCAAGGTGAGCAGCCATCCCTGCCTGGGCGATTATCACCTTGATTCCCCTTTTGTGCGCCTCCGAAACGTACTCCGAGACCTTTTTAGGGTTTCTATGCGCGGATATTACATTCGACTCATACTCCACACCAAAATAATCAAGATATTCCTCGGTCGCCTTCACGAATTCGGAATCCGAAACGCTTCCCGATAAAATCGCAACCAATAGTTTGTTATTCGACATTTTAATCTTACCTCATTGTCTGTTTAAAAAATTTCTTCAACTATTCCCGTTTGAAGTAATAAAGCTCCGAGCCATCAATTCGAGTGTCCTCAGGAACTTGATCTTTTCCTCGCCGGGAGTAAATACCGCACCGTCCAGAAAATATAATCGACTGCTCTTCTCGTCGTAAAAGAGAAAAGATACAAAGGGACCGCCCAGCTGTTCGTCTATCTTTTCATACAATCCGGTAACTTTCAACACGACCCATTCATTTATTAAAATCCTATCCTCGACTAAATAATTTTCATTCACTCGCACGCTGTCGAACAGTGTTATACCTAATTCGTTTCTTTTATTTATTACCCATTCAGTATCTAATACCGGAATATCCTCAACCTCTTCCCAATATACAAGAAACCATCTCCTTGTACCGTGACTCGCTAACCACAATATGCGCCGATCGGGATCATCGAGTATAATTGAATAATCGAGCGGGATTTTAAATGAAAAACCGTGTTTTTCCATTATCCTGTTAGAAAGTCTGTTACGAGAGCGTTTCCCTAAGACTCTTGCAGCAGCTCTCCTGTTCACGACCTGATCGAATATGTCGTACAGGAAAAGAGAGTTGTCTGTTATGTGTTTCTTCAGTCCCGGTTCGTCCCATGAGGCGAGGATCATCAGTTTCTGGTCCCGGGCAAAATGGTCGTTTTCAGTTATCACATAGATTTCATTGTTACGCATTTTATCAATAATCGAGTTATCAAGAATATCCTTTATCAACTGGGTTGTCTTACCCTGATTTGACAGCGTGCTTATTATCAACAGGTTCTTCTGCCTTATCTTTTTCGGAAATTGTCCCGGGGGAAACCATCTTAGTTTGAGCAGCTTCTCCCTTTGGGGAGTGAATATCTCCTTTTCAAAAACCTGCTCCAACAACGGTCGAAATTTTCCCCATTCGGCAGAGTCGGCAATTACCGTAATTTCGTCCTCATTGCCAATGGACGTTTTTTTCGCATCGTAGCACCCGCTGCCGAGGAAAATAATCATCATTATCGGTTTGATTATCCGGTTCATTGAATTTATTCATGCCTCAGATAATAGAGTACACCTGATCCGGAACATCTACCGCCCAGCGAATATATTATGCTCCCCTTCCACCATGAGATAAAAAGCGTCCACAACAGCAGCGGCCAATTGATGCTCCATCTGGCATTCCAGCGGTGTTTGTCGGCTCTTCTCAATGCCGACATGAAGACATTATGCAGAGTATCCCAGGGAATGGTTTTGTATTTAACTACTTTAAAACCATTCGATTCAGCTGCCTTCGTCATGTGGTCGCGGTCAAAGTGATATAAGTGACGCGGAAGATCATGTCCGATCCAGTCGGAATTATAAATTTTTGCATC is part of the Candidatus Neomarinimicrobiota bacterium genome and encodes:
- a CDS encoding polyprenol monophosphomannose synthase: MKVLVIIPTYNEANNILKVIDLVFEAEPSADVLVVDDNSPDGTAGLVKKLLKKEKRVNLIKREAKEGLGTAYVAGFKFALENGYDRILEMDADLSHDPAEIPNFLKACEDADVVVGSRYLDGINVVHWPLRRLILSYGANIYSRVITGLPINDTTSGFKCFRREVLEALDLESVHSGGYSFQIEMNFRAWRKGFKIVEIPIIFVDRTLGQSKMNFSIMVEAAKVVWKLKFQQLIGKLE
- the rfbD gene encoding dTDP-4-dehydrorhamnose reductase → MKVAVFGANGLLGQKLMSEINSSYKIIAFGRDKRSSISSNEIDYHQLDITDSADVNEAIKREKPGVIVNAAAYTNVDGCESNREECWKINVEGVKNLAKAARRADAKLIHISSDYVFDGTSGPYSEEDKPAPTTYYGKSKLASENNVIGSKAKYAIIRTNVLYGHAYPAKASFVRWVIDELSKGNKIRVVNDQYNNPTLANDLAACILRIIQLDAEGMFNYAGSDYFSRFEFAQKISQKFNYSTELIFPISTEDLGQLAPRPKKGGLRTEKARDSLGLKIFGVDHGLEVMKQEMNQEMNR
- a CDS encoding carbohydrate kinase family protein — translated: MKLALIGNIVRDEIETFDGKSVHSWGGALYNIAVFQKLLKQGESLLPVTTVGYDVWDELMEFLSNFDRIDTSALSKSRHRNNKVSLKYIDEQERTEQAKDILPPLELNLIEQALDANAILFNFISGFEMKYEHLKKIRAEYEGTMLIDVHSLMLGIDDEGIRFKKTFPEWRKWLSCFDCVQMNAVEAGLITDSEEQYGGYTDLANDLVNTGTKVVNITLGQEGSYIAYRHDGAIESAHLEAMVTERTVDPTGCGDAYSAAFLIEYMRGKSPLSAARTANHIAGIKSCVSGIEGLLSKEFDNAINNIMESD
- the purE gene encoding 5-(carboxyamino)imidazole ribonucleotide mutase, coding for MSNNKLLVAILSGSVSDSEFVKATEEYLDYFGVEYESNVISAHRNPKKVSEYVSEAHKRGIKVIIAQAGMAAHLAGVAAAYTVLPVIGVPLPGSHLNGKDSLYSTVQMPAGIPVATMAIGKAGSRNAAVLAVEILALEDEGLQKKLNDFRAQGAKI
- a CDS encoding DUF4837 family protein, producing the protein MNRIIKPIMMIIFLGSGCYDAKKTSIGNEDEITVIADSAEWGKFRPLLEQVFEKEIFTPQREKLLKLRWFPPGQFPKKIRQKNLLIISTLSNQGKTTQLIKDILDNSIIDKMRNNEIYVITENDHFARDQKLMILASWDEPGLKKHITDNSLFLYDIFDQVVNRRAAARVLGKRSRNRLSNRIMEKHGFSFKIPLDYSIILDDPDRRILWLASHGTRRWFLVYWEEVEDIPVLDTEWVINKRNELGITLFDSVRVNENYLVEDRILINEWVVLKVTGLYEKIDEQLGGPFVSFLFYDEKSSRLYFLDGAVFTPGEEKIKFLRTLELMARSFITSNGNS